A genomic region of Streptomyces sp. R33 contains the following coding sequences:
- a CDS encoding Gfo/Idh/MocA family protein: protein MSYDLTSATAPTDSPRLPARPRVGLLGTGPWAHRTHAPALAAHAAAESAGSEFAGVWGRRPEAAAELADAYGVKVYEDPDALFADCDVVAFALPPDVQAPLAVRAAAAGCQLLLDKPVATTARDARAVADAVARHGVASVVFLTLRFAEPAAGWVAEQAGRSGWFTASAHWLGAVFPPDGTPSAYAASPWRKAKGGLWDVGPHALSVLIPVLGDVTAVTATRGPSDVVQLALRHASGAASTAVLSLGAPAAAAGVGLELRGAEGVFSLPNWSDVPGAYGRALDALLTAARTGVPDARDAEFAARLTEILAEAEAQLPE from the coding sequence ATTTCGTACGATTTGACCTCGGCCACCGCCCCCACGGACTCCCCCCGCCTGCCGGCCCGCCCCCGCGTCGGCCTGCTGGGTACCGGCCCTTGGGCCCACCGCACCCATGCCCCGGCTCTTGCCGCGCACGCCGCCGCCGAGTCCGCCGGCTCCGAGTTCGCCGGAGTGTGGGGCCGCCGCCCCGAAGCCGCCGCCGAGCTCGCCGACGCGTACGGCGTGAAGGTGTACGAAGACCCCGACGCGCTGTTCGCCGACTGCGACGTCGTGGCCTTCGCCCTGCCGCCCGACGTACAGGCCCCGCTCGCGGTGCGCGCCGCCGCGGCGGGCTGCCAGCTGCTGCTCGACAAGCCCGTCGCCACGACCGCCCGGGACGCCCGGGCCGTGGCCGACGCCGTCGCCCGGCACGGCGTCGCCTCCGTCGTCTTCCTCACCCTGCGCTTCGCCGAGCCGGCCGCCGGCTGGGTCGCCGAGCAGGCCGGTCGCTCCGGCTGGTTCACCGCGAGCGCGCACTGGCTCGGCGCCGTCTTCCCGCCCGACGGCACGCCCAGCGCGTACGCCGCCTCGCCCTGGCGCAAGGCCAAGGGTGGGCTCTGGGACGTCGGCCCGCACGCCTTGTCCGTCCTGATCCCGGTCCTGGGCGACGTCACGGCCGTCACCGCCACCCGCGGGCCCTCCGACGTGGTCCAGCTCGCACTGCGCCACGCCTCGGGCGCTGCCAGCACCGCGGTGCTCAGCCTCGGTGCGCCGGCCGCGGCGGCCGGGGTGGGGCTGGAGCTGCGCGGGGCCGAGGGCGTGTTCTCGCTGCCCAACTGGTCCGACGTACCCGGCGCGTACGGCCGCGCCCTGGACGCACTGCTCACCGCGGCCCGGACGGGGGTGCCGGACGCGCGAGACGCGGAGTTCGCGGCCAGGCTGACGGAGATCCTGGCGGAGGCGGAGGCGCAGCTGCCGGAGTGA
- a CDS encoding PepSY domain-containing protein, whose amino-acid sequence MSLEEVQDVRIPDSDTPDTPDAPVTPDASSKPGTWAALRPLLLRMHFYAGILIAPLIFLAAATGLLYAASWQAEKIIYSDELTVTEVRDSTVPLSAQVTAARATVPEGKVVGVWPAPDAEATTRVIMQVPGLGEGQTRTVFVDPYTAHVNGQLITEGDALPLRAWLSEFHSSLQLGEFGRNYSELAASWLWVVALGGLALWIGRRRSRKALLVLPDRAATGRRKTLSWHGAVGLWAVAGLVALSATGLTWSKYAGENIGQLQDGLGGATPSVSAALAPGSGSGEGSGSGSGEHAGHGTTDGTQTPRTPAAADIGIDKAVAAARAAGVTEELRITLPAKGNGYVIKEQDKQLPVHLDSVAVDPADGRIMDELRFADYPVLAQLTRFGIDLHMGRTFGLANQIALAALAVAVMFLVFWGYRMWWLRRPTKDRTLSVGRAQPRGAWRKVPLTLLLPLAAVVAVVGWFVPLLGISLVAFLAVDVLLGLLAARRAKAATAV is encoded by the coding sequence ATGTCCCTTGAAGAGGTTCAGGACGTCCGCATCCCGGACTCCGACACGCCTGACACACCTGACGCGCCCGTCACACCCGACGCGTCCTCGAAGCCCGGCACCTGGGCGGCGCTGCGGCCGCTGCTCCTGCGCATGCACTTCTACGCGGGGATCCTCATAGCCCCGCTGATCTTCCTCGCCGCCGCCACCGGCCTGCTGTACGCCGCCTCCTGGCAGGCCGAGAAGATCATCTACTCCGACGAACTGACCGTCACCGAGGTCCGCGACAGCACGGTGCCGCTCAGCGCCCAGGTCACGGCCGCCCGGGCGACCGTCCCCGAGGGCAAGGTCGTGGGCGTGTGGCCCGCGCCCGACGCCGAGGCGACCACCCGCGTGATCATGCAGGTTCCGGGCCTCGGGGAGGGCCAGACCAGGACCGTTTTCGTGGATCCGTATACGGCCCACGTCAACGGACAGCTGATCACCGAGGGCGACGCGCTGCCGCTGCGCGCGTGGCTCAGCGAGTTCCACTCGAGCCTCCAGCTGGGCGAGTTCGGCCGTAACTACAGCGAGCTCGCCGCGAGCTGGCTGTGGGTCGTCGCACTCGGCGGACTCGCCCTGTGGATCGGCCGCCGCCGGTCCCGCAAGGCCCTGCTCGTCCTGCCCGACCGCGCCGCCACCGGCCGCCGCAAGACCCTCTCCTGGCACGGGGCCGTCGGCCTCTGGGCCGTCGCCGGGCTCGTCGCGCTGTCCGCCACCGGCCTGACCTGGTCGAAGTACGCGGGCGAGAACATCGGGCAGCTCCAGGACGGCCTCGGCGGCGCCACCCCGTCCGTGTCCGCGGCCCTCGCGCCCGGTTCGGGCTCCGGCGAGGGCTCCGGCTCCGGCTCGGGCGAGCACGCCGGGCACGGCACGACCGACGGCACGCAGACGCCCCGGACGCCGGCCGCCGCGGACATCGGCATCGACAAGGCCGTGGCCGCCGCCCGCGCCGCCGGGGTCACCGAGGAACTCCGCATCACCCTGCCCGCCAAGGGCAACGGCTACGTGATCAAGGAGCAGGACAAGCAGCTGCCGGTCCACCTGGACTCCGTCGCCGTGGACCCCGCCGACGGCCGGATCATGGACGAGCTCCGCTTCGCCGACTACCCCGTCCTCGCGCAGCTGACGCGCTTCGGGATCGACCTGCACATGGGGAGGACCTTCGGCCTCGCCAACCAGATCGCGCTCGCCGCGCTCGCGGTCGCGGTGATGTTCCTGGTCTTCTGGGGCTACCGGATGTGGTGGCTGCGCCGGCCCACCAAGGACCGCACCCTCTCGGTCGGCCGCGCCCAGCCGCGCGGAGCCTGGCGCAAGGTGCCGCTGACCCTGCTGCTCCCGCTCGCCGCCGTGGTCGCGGTGGTCGGGTGGTTCGTACCGCTGCTCGGCATCAGCCTGGTCGCCTTCCTGGCAGTCGACGTGCTGCTGGGGCTGCTCGCGGCGCGCCGCGCCAAGGCGGCCACCGCGGTCTAG
- a CDS encoding 2Fe-2S iron-sulfur cluster-binding protein, producing the protein MSRALKVAALAGAALLTRRALRGRIARSPLWPLPALETPVSGHSPRRWLPALIVSRTEPADGVMALTLESTEFPPWTPGAHVDVRLPSGLIRQYSLCGDPADAGRYTIAIRLIEDGRGGSREAHAQLVEGAELAVRPPRNRFALEPSASYVFIAGGIGITPVLPMLRAAEAAGADWTLIYGGRSRSSMPFIAELAPYGPRVTITPQDEAGHPDLTPLNATAPGTLIYCCGPDPLMKAVEAAAAPGTPVHVERFTATAATAGACHPFTVELHRSGRTIEVAADESTLTAVRRELPTTPYSCEQGFCGTCQHRVLAGEVDHRDTLLTDREREDSMLLCVSRAKDDRLVLDL; encoded by the coding sequence ATGAGCCGCGCCCTGAAGGTGGCGGCGCTGGCGGGCGCGGCCCTGCTGACCCGCCGCGCCCTGCGGGGGCGCATCGCCCGCTCCCCCCTGTGGCCCCTCCCGGCGCTGGAGACCCCGGTCTCGGGCCACTCCCCGCGGCGTTGGCTGCCCGCGCTGATCGTGTCCCGTACGGAGCCGGCCGACGGGGTCATGGCCCTGACCCTCGAATCCACGGAGTTCCCGCCGTGGACCCCGGGCGCGCACGTGGACGTACGGCTTCCCTCGGGCCTGATCCGCCAGTACAGCCTCTGCGGCGACCCGGCGGACGCGGGCCGCTACACGATCGCGATCCGCCTGATCGAGGACGGCCGCGGCGGCTCCCGCGAGGCGCACGCCCAGCTGGTGGAGGGCGCGGAACTGGCCGTACGCCCGCCCCGCAACCGCTTCGCACTGGAGCCGTCCGCCTCGTACGTCTTCATCGCGGGCGGGATCGGCATCACGCCCGTCCTCCCGATGCTGCGCGCGGCCGAGGCGGCGGGCGCGGACTGGACCCTGATCTACGGCGGCCGCTCGCGCTCCTCCATGCCGTTCATCGCCGAACTGGCCCCGTACGGCCCCCGGGTCACGATCACGCCGCAGGACGAGGCGGGCCACCCCGACCTCACCCCGCTCAACGCAACGGCCCCCGGCACCCTGATCTACTGCTGCGGCCCGGACCCGTTGATGAAGGCGGTCGAAGCTGCAGCCGCGCCCGGAACCCCGGTCCATGTGGAACGCTTCACGGCAACCGCCGCCACGGCGGGCGCCTGCCACCCCTTCACGGTCGAACTCCACCGCTCGGGCCGCACGATCGAGGTGGCGGCGGACGAGTCCACCCTGACGGCGGTCCGCCGGGAACTCCCCACCACCCCGTACTCCTGCGAACAGGGCTTCTGCGGCACCTGCCAACACCGCGTCCTCGCAGGCGAGGTCGACCACCGCGACACCCTCCTCACGGACCGGGAACGCGAGGACTCGATGCTCCTGTGCGTCTCCCGCGCCAAGGACGACCGCCTGGTCCTGGATCTCTGA
- a CDS encoding metal-dependent hydrolase, protein MSNTPLAPAPVASEHIELKARNVSFGWEDTPLHWLPGDPFATHTINVLHLLLPAGERWFVHVYKQVLPYIKDEQLRADVVGFIGQEAMHAAAHDDVLPHLKRLGLDPTPYTAQVDWLFEKLLGDRTLPPGKARHWWLMERVAMIAAIEHYTAFLGNWVLNAEELDRRGADPMMLDLLRWHGAEEVEHRSVAFDLFMHVDGGYRRRARTWATAFTALVFLWQRGARFFMENDPELPGAKASLGQFFRAGRQGTLPSTGAMLKSIPTYLSRTYHPSQEGSTAQAVAYLASSPGANGGATA, encoded by the coding sequence ATGTCTAATACGCCGCTCGCGCCCGCCCCCGTGGCGTCGGAACACATAGAGCTCAAGGCGCGGAACGTGTCCTTCGGCTGGGAGGACACCCCGCTCCACTGGCTGCCCGGCGACCCGTTCGCCACGCACACCATCAACGTGCTGCACCTGCTGCTGCCCGCGGGCGAGCGCTGGTTCGTACACGTCTACAAGCAGGTGCTCCCCTACATCAAGGACGAGCAACTGCGCGCGGACGTCGTCGGGTTCATCGGCCAGGAGGCCATGCACGCCGCCGCGCACGACGACGTGCTCCCCCACCTGAAGCGGCTCGGACTGGACCCGACCCCGTACACGGCGCAGGTGGACTGGCTCTTCGAGAAGCTGCTGGGCGACCGGACGCTGCCCCCGGGCAAAGCCCGGCACTGGTGGCTCATGGAGCGGGTCGCGATGATCGCGGCGATCGAGCACTACACGGCGTTCCTCGGGAACTGGGTGCTCAACGCCGAAGAACTGGACCGCAGGGGCGCGGACCCGATGATGCTGGACCTGCTGCGCTGGCACGGCGCGGAGGAGGTGGAGCACCGCTCGGTGGCCTTCGACCTCTTCATGCACGTGGACGGCGGCTACCGCCGGCGGGCCCGGACCTGGGCCACCGCGTTCACGGCCCTCGTCTTCCTGTGGCAGCGGGGCGCCCGCTTCTTCATGGAGAACGACCCGGAGCTGCCCGGCGCCAAGGCCTCGCTCGGCCAGTTCTTCCGCGCGGGCCGGCAGGGCACGCTGCCTTCGACGGGAGCCATGCTCAAGTCGATCCCGACGTACCTCTCCCGTACGTACCACCCGTCCCAGGAGGGCTCGACGGCCCAGGCCGTGGCCTACCTGGCCTCCTCCCCCGGCGCGAACGGCGGTGCCACCGCATGA
- a CDS encoding winged helix-turn-helix domain-containing protein produces MSHTRSLTSAASAATAATAPLAYPPSPRHRLRAVDRDEVARVVDLLPPGATWLPAPQHTLPALPGQPPMVGYLVLVPADQQPPIAFAPQAVPAPAAPRPVPATTGDELVRIDAAQRTAEVDGRVLDLTYLEFELLAHLVAHPHRVHSRDQLVTTVWGYGHVGDGRTVDVHVARLRRKLGAAHRSAIQTVRRVGYKYAP; encoded by the coding sequence ATGTCTCACACCCGTTCCCTGACGTCCGCCGCCTCCGCCGCGACCGCTGCGACCGCGCCCCTCGCCTATCCGCCCAGTCCGCGCCACCGGCTGCGCGCCGTGGACCGTGACGAGGTCGCCCGCGTGGTCGACCTCCTGCCGCCCGGCGCCACCTGGCTGCCCGCGCCTCAGCACACCCTGCCGGCGCTGCCGGGCCAGCCGCCGATGGTCGGATACCTGGTCCTCGTACCGGCGGACCAGCAGCCGCCGATCGCCTTCGCCCCCCAGGCCGTTCCCGCACCGGCCGCTCCCCGGCCGGTCCCGGCCACCACCGGGGACGAGCTCGTCCGCATCGACGCGGCGCAGCGCACCGCCGAGGTCGACGGCCGGGTACTCGACCTGACGTACCTGGAGTTCGAGCTGCTGGCCCATCTGGTGGCGCACCCGCACCGGGTGCACAGCCGGGACCAGCTGGTGACCACGGTCTGGGGCTACGGCCACGTCGGCGACGGCCGGACCGTGGACGTCCACGTCGCCCGCCTGCGCCGCAAGCTGGGCGCGGCGCACCGCAGCGCGATCCAGACGGTGCGCCGCGTGGGCTACAAGTACGCGCCCTGA
- a CDS encoding tyrosine-protein phosphatase — translation MTTTTPSTTVANLRDLGGTPLSGGRTVRPGLALRSGQLDRLDVDADPVVAALGLRTVIDFRTDPERADHPDRIPAGVRLLISDVLADKLRSGKMPAATQLKDLLSDPAVAEEHLGGGRVQKLFADTYRSFVNTASAQAAYRTLLTELADPEAGPLLFHCTAGKDRTGWGATVVLSLLGADDETLMAEYLSVNPAVKQAFAPLIEGFTIAGGNPDIALGLIGVFPSYLEAALDEVNTRYGSMEKYVREGLGVPDETVEALRARLVA, via the coding sequence ATGACCACGACCACCCCCTCCACCACCGTCGCCAACCTGCGCGACCTCGGCGGTACCCCCCTGTCCGGCGGGCGCACCGTCCGCCCCGGGCTGGCCCTGCGCTCCGGCCAGCTCGACCGGCTCGACGTCGACGCCGACCCGGTCGTGGCCGCGCTGGGCCTGCGTACGGTCATCGACTTCCGCACCGACCCCGAGCGCGCCGACCACCCGGACCGGATACCGGCGGGCGTCCGCCTCCTGATCAGCGACGTCCTCGCCGACAAGCTGCGCTCCGGCAAGATGCCGGCCGCCACGCAGCTCAAGGACCTGCTGTCGGACCCGGCGGTGGCGGAGGAGCACCTGGGCGGCGGCAGGGTGCAGAAGCTGTTCGCCGACACCTACCGGTCCTTCGTGAACACCGCTTCCGCGCAGGCCGCGTACCGGACCCTGCTCACCGAGCTCGCGGACCCGGAGGCGGGCCCGCTGCTGTTCCACTGCACGGCCGGCAAGGACCGTACGGGCTGGGGCGCGACCGTCGTCCTGTCGCTGCTCGGCGCGGACGACGAGACCCTGATGGCCGAATACCTCTCCGTCAATCCGGCGGTCAAGCAGGCCTTCGCTCCGCTGATCGAGGGCTTCACCATCGCCGGCGGCAACCCGGACATCGCGCTGGGCCTGATCGGCGTGTTCCCCTCGTACCTGGAAGCCGCGCTCGACGAGGTGAACACGCGGTACGGCTCGATGGAGAAGTACGTGCGCGAGGGTCTCGGCGTCCCCGACGAGACGGTCGAGGCGCTCCGCGCCCGCCTCGTGGCCTGA
- a CDS encoding ArsC/Spx/MgsR family protein produces the protein MEIWINPACSKCRSALTLLDAEGAEYTVRRYLEDVPSEDEIREVLGRLGLEPWDITRTSDPLAKETGVRDLPREETDEARGRWIAHLAAHPKLIQRPIITAEDGTAVIGRSEEAVREALSR, from the coding sequence ATGGAGATCTGGATCAATCCCGCTTGTTCGAAGTGCCGCAGCGCGCTGACCCTGCTGGACGCGGAGGGCGCCGAGTACACGGTGCGCCGCTACCTGGAGGACGTGCCGTCCGAGGACGAGATCCGCGAGGTCCTGGGCCGGCTCGGCCTGGAGCCGTGGGACATCACGCGCACCTCGGACCCGCTCGCGAAGGAGACCGGCGTACGGGACCTGCCGCGCGAGGAGACGGACGAGGCCCGGGGCCGCTGGATCGCCCACCTGGCGGCGCACCCGAAGCTCATCCAGCGCCCGATCATCACGGCGGAGGACGGCACGGCGGTCATCGGCCGCTCGGAGGAAGCGGTCCGCGAGGCCCTGTCCCGCTGA
- a CDS encoding PLP-dependent aminotransferase family protein, giving the protein MTSDHTATAAIASGTTTAGTGGGTGQGPGAGPGADAGTGTGTDLHLELPPHGARRTALAQALREAVRSGRLAGGTRLPPYRALAADLGLARNAVADAYAELVAEGWFTARQGSGTRVAEGAAIAAAPAAPAPAAPEGPRHDLLQGKPDPASFPRGAWSASARRALAEAPTEAFGPGDPRGRPELRRELAAYLSRARGVRTGPENVVICSGFANGLRLLASLRPRDWAVEEYGLPFHRSILEAAGVRPHPVPVDEDGARPDEVPARARTLLLTPAHQFPTGSRLLPARRAAAVEWARTTGGLIVEDDYDGEFRYDRKAVGAVQGLDPGHVVYAGSLSKSLSPAVRLGWLVLPDHLVDRVLAAKGLRESWASALDQLALADFIACGGYDRHIRRMRHRYRDRRDQLVSVLASRAPELRVTGISAGLHAVVELPPGTEAAALEAARAAGLALDGLSEYRHPAAAGAGREGLVVGYAAPPDAAFGRAVEALAQAISRAGRAGR; this is encoded by the coding sequence ATGACGTCCGACCACACGGCCACCGCCGCCATCGCGTCCGGCACCACCACAGCCGGAACCGGCGGCGGCACGGGCCAAGGCCCAGGCGCAGGCCCCGGCGCGGACGCCGGCACCGGCACCGGCACCGACCTGCATCTCGAGCTGCCCCCGCACGGCGCCCGGCGCACCGCCCTCGCGCAGGCCCTCCGCGAAGCCGTGCGCAGCGGGCGGCTCGCCGGCGGGACCCGGCTGCCGCCCTACCGGGCGCTGGCCGCCGACCTCGGGCTGGCCCGCAACGCCGTCGCCGACGCCTACGCCGAGCTCGTCGCCGAGGGCTGGTTCACCGCCCGGCAGGGCTCCGGGACCCGGGTCGCCGAGGGGGCGGCCATCGCCGCCGCGCCCGCCGCCCCGGCCCCGGCCGCCCCCGAAGGTCCCCGTCACGACCTGCTCCAGGGCAAGCCCGACCCCGCCTCCTTCCCGCGGGGCGCCTGGTCCGCGAGCGCCCGGCGGGCCCTCGCCGAGGCTCCCACCGAGGCCTTCGGGCCCGGCGATCCCCGGGGCCGCCCGGAGCTGCGGCGGGAGCTGGCCGCGTACCTGTCCCGGGCGCGCGGCGTGCGTACCGGCCCGGAGAACGTCGTGATCTGCTCCGGCTTCGCGAACGGCCTGCGGCTCCTCGCGTCGCTGCGGCCCCGCGACTGGGCCGTGGAGGAGTACGGACTCCCGTTCCACCGCAGCATCCTCGAAGCGGCCGGGGTCCGCCCGCACCCCGTCCCCGTCGACGAGGACGGCGCCCGCCCGGACGAGGTCCCGGCCCGGGCCCGCACCCTGCTGCTGACCCCGGCGCACCAGTTCCCGACGGGCTCCCGGCTGCTTCCGGCGCGGCGGGCCGCCGCCGTGGAGTGGGCCCGTACGACCGGCGGACTGATCGTGGAGGACGACTACGACGGGGAGTTCCGCTACGACCGCAAGGCGGTCGGCGCCGTACAGGGCCTGGACCCCGGGCACGTCGTCTACGCGGGCTCGCTGAGCAAGTCCCTCTCCCCCGCCGTCCGCCTGGGCTGGCTGGTGCTTCCGGACCACCTGGTCGACCGGGTCCTTGCGGCGAAGGGGCTGCGGGAGTCCTGGGCGAGCGCCCTGGACCAGCTGGCACTGGCCGACTTCATCGCGTGCGGTGGGTACGACCGTCACATCCGCCGCATGCGGCACCGCTACCGCGACCGCCGCGACCAGCTGGTCTCCGTACTCGCCTCCCGTGCGCCGGAGTTGCGGGTGACGGGCATCTCGGCGGGTCTGCACGCGGTCGTGGAACTCCCGCCGGGGACGGAAGCCGCCGCTCTGGAGGCGGCCCGCGCGGCGGGCCTGGCACTGGACGGCCTCTCGGAATACCGGCACCCGGCCGCCGCCGGGGCGGGCAGGGAGGGCCTGGTGGTGGGCTACGCGGCGCCACCGGACGCGGCGTTCGGCCGGGCGGTGGAAGCACTGGCGCAGGCGATCAGCCGCGCGGGCAGGGCGGGGCGCTGA
- a CDS encoding GNAT family N-acetyltransferase, giving the protein MIIDDGILFRRAVEKDAATLVALYDQAARWMRKHGIDQWKPGDKDAAHFLAKMREGEVWLAGDSDGRIVGAYELWWSDEEAWGVQPPVAGYVHRLMVDRETAPAGAGRRLLEHAERRIAGSGLPRARLDCVSTNPRLLAYYRGAGYRVVGEFPHKEGKDGKVYGVILLEKRLDQLTVV; this is encoded by the coding sequence GTGATCATTGATGACGGGATCTTGTTCCGGCGCGCCGTGGAGAAGGACGCCGCCACGCTGGTGGCCCTGTACGACCAGGCCGCCCGATGGATGCGCAAGCACGGGATCGACCAGTGGAAGCCCGGGGACAAGGACGCCGCGCACTTCCTGGCGAAGATGCGCGAGGGCGAGGTGTGGCTCGCCGGGGACAGCGACGGACGGATCGTCGGCGCGTACGAGCTGTGGTGGTCCGACGAGGAGGCCTGGGGCGTGCAGCCGCCGGTCGCCGGCTACGTGCACCGGCTGATGGTGGATCGCGAAACCGCGCCCGCGGGCGCCGGGCGCCGGCTGCTCGAACATGCCGAGCGCCGGATCGCCGGGTCGGGGTTGCCGCGGGCGCGGCTGGACTGCGTCTCCACCAACCCCCGGCTGCTCGCGTACTACCGGGGTGCGGGCTACCGGGTGGTCGGGGAGTTCCCCCACAAGGAGGGCAAGGACGGCAAGGTGTACGGGGTGATCCTGCTCGAGAAGAGGCTCGATCAGCTCACCGTCGTGTGA
- a CDS encoding TetR/AcrR family transcriptional regulator, with protein sequence MTTGTRRRMGVEERRQQLIGVALELFSHRSPDDVSIDEIAAAAGISRPLVYHYFPGKLSLYEAALRRAADELAQRFVEPQEGPLGARLLRVMGRFFAFVDDHGPGFSALMRGGPAVGSNRTNAMIDEVRQAAYEQIVTHIGIEKPPARLELVVRSWVSLAESTALIWLEGRKIPRAELELQLVHDFAALAAVSAAYDAEMAGILGRILAGEPSDGPFGELVGRLGGLVPATVEAGVPGPR encoded by the coding sequence ATGACTACCGGGACGCGGCGCAGGATGGGTGTCGAGGAGCGGCGGCAGCAGCTGATCGGGGTGGCCCTGGAGCTGTTCAGCCACCGGTCGCCCGACGACGTGTCGATCGACGAGATCGCGGCGGCCGCGGGGATATCCCGGCCGCTCGTCTACCACTATTTTCCGGGCAAGTTGAGCCTGTACGAGGCCGCGCTGCGGCGGGCCGCCGATGAGCTCGCGCAGCGGTTCGTCGAGCCGCAGGAGGGTCCGCTCGGGGCACGGCTGCTGCGTGTCATGGGCCGGTTCTTCGCGTTCGTCGACGACCACGGGCCCGGGTTCTCGGCGCTGATGCGCGGCGGTCCGGCGGTCGGGAGCAACCGGACCAACGCGATGATCGACGAGGTCCGCCAGGCCGCGTACGAGCAGATCGTCACGCACATCGGCATCGAGAAGCCGCCCGCGCGCCTGGAGCTCGTGGTGCGGTCCTGGGTGTCGCTCGCGGAGTCCACCGCACTGATCTGGCTGGAGGGGCGGAAGATCCCGCGGGCCGAGCTGGAGCTGCAGCTCGTGCACGACTTCGCCGCGCTGGCCGCCGTAAGTGCCGCGTACGACGCGGAGATGGCCGGGATCCTCGGCCGGATCCTCGCCGGCGAACCGTCCGACGGGCCCTTCGGCGAGCTGGTCGGGCGGCTCGGGGGGCTCGTCCCCGCAACGGTGGAGGCCGGGGTGCCCGGCCCCCGCTGA
- the glnII gene encoding glutamine synthetase — MSYKAEYIWIDGTEPTAKLRSKTKILADGDALPIWGFDGSSTNQAEGHASDRVLQPVFSCPDPIRGGDNLLVLCEVMNIDMTPHESNTRALLRPVAEQFADQEPIFGIEQEYTFFDGIRPLGFPVGGFPAAQGGYYCGVGADEIFGREIVEKHLDHCLAAGLSISGINAEVMPGQWEFQVGPVGPLEVSDQLWIARWLLYRTAEDFNVSATLNPKPVKGDWNGAGAHTNFSTKAMREDYRAIITACESLGEGSKPLDHVKNYGAGIDERLTGLHETAPWNEFSYGVSDRGASVRIPWQVEKDGKGYIEDRRPNANVDPYVVTRLITDTCCTGLQKEGLV, encoded by the coding sequence GTGAGCTACAAGGCTGAGTACATCTGGATCGACGGCACCGAGCCGACGGCGAAGCTGCGCTCCAAGACGAAGATCCTGGCCGACGGCGACGCGCTGCCGATCTGGGGCTTCGACGGATCGAGCACCAACCAGGCCGAGGGCCACGCCTCCGACCGCGTGCTGCAGCCGGTGTTCTCCTGCCCGGACCCGATCCGCGGCGGCGACAACCTCCTCGTGCTCTGCGAGGTCATGAACATCGACATGACCCCGCACGAGTCGAACACCCGCGCCCTGCTGCGTCCGGTCGCCGAGCAGTTCGCGGACCAGGAGCCGATCTTCGGCATCGAGCAGGAGTACACCTTCTTCGACGGCATCCGGCCGCTCGGCTTCCCCGTGGGCGGCTTCCCGGCCGCGCAGGGCGGCTACTACTGCGGTGTCGGCGCGGACGAGATCTTCGGCCGCGAGATCGTCGAGAAGCACCTGGACCACTGCCTCGCGGCGGGCCTGAGCATCTCCGGCATCAACGCCGAGGTCATGCCCGGCCAGTGGGAGTTCCAGGTCGGCCCCGTGGGCCCGCTGGAGGTCTCCGACCAGCTGTGGATCGCGCGCTGGCTCCTCTACCGGACCGCCGAGGACTTCAACGTCTCCGCGACGCTGAACCCGAAGCCGGTGAAGGGCGACTGGAACGGGGCGGGCGCGCACACCAACTTCTCCACGAAGGCGATGCGCGAGGACTACCGCGCCATCATCACCGCGTGCGAGTCGCTGGGCGAGGGCTCGAAGCCGCTGGACCACGTCAAGAACTACGGCGCCGGCATCGACGAGCGCCTGACGGGCCTGCACGAGACCGCCCCGTGGAACGAGTTCAGCTACGGCGTCTCCGACCGCGGCGCCTCGGTCCGCATCCCGTGGCAGGTGGAGAAGGACGGCAAGGGCTACATCGAGGACCGCCGCCCGAACGCGAACGTGGACCCGTACGTGGTGACCCGCCTGATCACGGACACCTGCTGCACGGGCCTGCAGAAGGAGGGCCTGGTCTAA
- a CDS encoding rhomboid-like protein, with amino-acid sequence MNSLPWPPPTLGVVYAGGVQLGAHALDRLGAAERDRVLRGCSTNVDNLAAGRWETLLSSAFVVEEPMPLPYALLLVAVLGYAEYAYGAWWTAAVFAFGHATATLLVYGALHRTADPPTRRAVDVGTSYGFNAVLGALTSALPRGPVRTAARVGLLALAAAPVLKRDRTFTDAGHLAALGIGVGVSLALDYLSGTKHPKIG; translated from the coding sequence ATGAATTCACTGCCATGGCCGCCGCCGACCCTCGGCGTGGTGTACGCGGGCGGGGTCCAACTCGGCGCGCACGCACTGGACCGGCTGGGGGCGGCGGAGCGGGACCGGGTGCTGCGGGGCTGCTCGACGAATGTCGACAACCTCGCCGCCGGCCGCTGGGAGACCCTGCTGAGCAGTGCCTTCGTCGTCGAGGAACCGATGCCGCTGCCGTACGCGCTGCTGCTCGTCGCGGTCCTCGGGTACGCGGAGTACGCGTACGGGGCCTGGTGGACGGCCGCGGTGTTCGCGTTCGGGCACGCCACGGCGACCCTCCTCGTCTACGGCGCCCTGCACCGGACGGCCGATCCGCCGACCCGGCGGGCCGTGGACGTGGGGACCAGCTACGGGTTCAACGCCGTGCTCGGCGCACTGACCTCCGCACTGCCGCGCGGGCCGGTCCGTACGGCCGCCCGGGTGGGACTGCTGGCGCTCGCCGCGGCGCCGGTGCTGAAGCGGGACCGGACCTTCACGGACGCCGGGCACCTCGCGGCGCTGGGGATCGGGGTCGGGGTCTCGCTCGCGCTCGATTACCTATCCGGGACAAAACATCCGAAAATCGGGTGA